Sequence from the Crassostrea angulata isolate pt1a10 chromosome 9, ASM2561291v2, whole genome shotgun sequence genome:
TGAGGCTTTAATTCAATTCCACGAACTGAAATCTCTTATCTGTATATAGTTGTAAATTTACAGATTAGTACAGTAGTTACTAGCAAGTTTATTTTGCCCTCTCAAATTCTCACAACTATGATAAACTGATCATTTTGGATAAAAGCCAGCTTggacattctaaaaataattaataatggggcaaaaacagaacaaaaataaaacaggggtgAAAATTTCCCTGTAAACATTAGTAATTTATTCCTGCAAGAGTTATGTCTCTTATAAGGCAATGCACCTTAAGTAATCAACCACCATTTTTATATCCCAATAGAGGCCTCAGCAAGAGTAGTTAGAATCTACCATCACATTTGTGGTTTAATCAAGACAAGTGGAATCAAATTTCGttattcaataaaattgcaTTAAACAAccacaaaaatgttaaaatagcAAATGTGATTACATCCCATCTATAACCTCTATGGGTGTCATCATTTAGAGCAGTGTTatatttcataacatcattccaagtatgaaatattttccaccattaaaaaaacttcaatCAATTGATTAAGAAAAAACGAACAAGAATGTGTATTAATTGATCCTAAATGGAATATGAAAGTCAATATATAATAGTGAAAAATGGTTGAACAACTTGCTAttctttcattaatttttacagCTTTGATTCACATTATTTTCAGTAAATTAATTGACAAAGCTCTGATTTTTGTTAATGGAATGTTGTTATTAGTGACTGATTCTATAAATCTCCTACCATGGGATTGAACACTGACATTATGGGAAAGTCAGAGTGTAGTATTTAATTCATCGCAGGCTTGACTGTATACCATTTATTGTGACATTTTTGTTGGAAGTTTTCAACTAAACAATACCAAGCTAAATTCACTCTCTGTTAAACACAAAATATCCATAACAGATCTATTGATTAAAGTTTTGTATTTCAGCCAAAAAATTGGATATGATCATATTTTGCTTTGTTATTAGAGAAATTGTTTCTCTCATCTCAACATGTCGCAATTGACAACTAAAGAGTTCACTTATTAGTGACTATATTCAGCAACAAGGTTTACTGAACTGCAGTGATGGAAATGTTGTTTCCACGATCAACTTATCTGACAAGATAGCTCAGATGTTAAGGTCACAAGTACTGTAGAAGGACCTTCAACTTCAATTTAGACATTTGTGGTCTATTTTAGGAAAAAACCTCCATCCAAACATCTATGCTCTACCAATAGAAAAACATAGTgaaatactgtaaacatatcatatttagcgtgtacaatatttgtggaaaataattttacaacaaGTCAGCGTGCATCTGAATTACAATAAATGCATGGCATTTAGCATTGTAGTTGATTTAGGGGATTAAGCCACTTTCCGCAAAAAAcgcaaaatagaatacacagccaaatgtaatgcATTTACAGTttatgcaaataattttttctgagTTTCACTGATCCAGTGTGAATTACTGCAGTCCAGTCTGGTTTACAGACTTGAAGGTACTTTTGTAAATGTATTGGATATTGCAATACATCCTTCTTGGAATTTTTTAAGACTGTTTCACAAACTAAATGAATTCATTCCTAACTACTACTGAAAAACTtaaattcaacttttttttttcattgttgctGGAAAGGGGGGGGTGTTAGAATAAATCACTACAGTGTTTCTTTGAAATATCTAATAGGAAaaagattatataaaaatttgatttgtgAGGGCTATAAAATCCCACTTTCCCCAGTACTAAGTTCATCATCTATCGGATAATTGCGGGGAGAGGAAAAAAACCCTTCAATTTCCTGTGACCCCATTGTTAAATATGCTTCATCACGGCAATATAAGAAATGTCATCGCTAGATCGAACTCGATCAGCGTGGAGTAAGACAGAGCACGCATCCTTATTATTGATCACCATCTGACGGAGGGGAAGAAGAAATCAGCATCATTAAGTAAAGTAAAGACTCCATAATGGTACTACCATAGTCAGCGAAAGGTCAATTATAGGCGTATAAACTTCTTTTCGTTTAAAACTTCAATCTTCTATGGTGTTAATTATCCGGCAAAGTTAAGGAAGTTTAAGAGCTGTTCCTTTAGGCTTTGGTAACAGATTATATTCAACGAACTTCATTTCTGTTGCCAtggacctttaatttgataagaAAATACCGGGTATGCCCTTTGTGTTTTTCatttggaaaataattaaattttatcaatCTATATTCTTAGGTTAAGGAAATGTCATTGAGTTTATTAATGTTAAAAGGTCACATATCGTATACActgtagatttcttattttacgcgagtacttcaTTCAGCGACTCAGtcgttttgcatcaaattgcaAGATTAAAAAATCGCAAACGCTGAATTCAGAATCTGCAAGACGTATTTTTCCTGATTTTACACATACATTAATTCCTCGAATTTAATTACGAATTAACGGTAATCTACTCTTCAGTAAAAGAAGGCAAGACAAGAGGAGGGATGAAGCAGTGTTTACAATGAGTCAGCTTCTTCACCGACCTAATTATGAACTACACAAACTTACTTTGTTTGATTCTAGAATTAATCTTTTTCATAACTTGACCTTTATGGTTGTTTTTTGAATCAACTAACTAATGGAGTGGCTTTATTGAAACTGCCTTCATTGCACTCATATGGCACCTAAAGGAAGTATACTGTCGTAACAGCTGGATACTACTCTGATTCAGGTTGATGTTCTAGAAATCTCTATACACATTGAATATAACTAAATGACAGTCTGGAGAGCTTCCATTTCATACACATTTGGTGCGCTCATACAAACAAGCAACAAAAATCCCATTTAATACCAATTCTTCTTCCGTTTGTCATTTGAATGTTATCAGAGCTACATGATATTTCAAATAAGCAAAACCAGGGGTTTCAACTATAAAGTAATTGTAGATTTACTAAGTACTTTTCACATGCATATACTTTGCACTGtattatatgaataaatatcctaaaagttgatttttgttgtATTCTATGTGTTGTGTTGTGTTGTATTCTATGGCTTAACTTTTATAACTTCACCTTGAAGAAACTTTTTCAGCTTTGGTAGAACTGGTTCTCGCCTTTCCTCTGATGCTTGCATTGCCAGAACCTTTTCTGAGAAATCAAAATGGCAGCCCCCGTTAGTTACCGAGGACACAAGGGTGATTAGAGAGGTGATGTCCAGGTTCACTTTGTCTATCACAGACGAGGATGAGGAGCAATCATCTTTACAGAGGTCCTCAGACAAACAATCAAAGCTAGGCATGGAGGAGACCAAAGATTTTACTAAATCCATGTCCCTGAATATAAAGTCCTTCTTTGACTGTAAAGAGGTAGATGGAGGTTCTTTATCACTGGATAGACCACCAGAATGTTTGACTGAGGGCTGTTTCTTAGGTTGAAAAACTTCACAATGGACACTTTCACAGTCTTCCTCTAAGCTATCATCATCAGATTCTGATGAGGATGAGGAGCCTTGGCTGTCTTCGTCCGAGGAGATACACGCCAGACTGATCTGGTTGGCTGTTGCCTCATCAACCTCAACTCTCTCACCGGACACAGAGATTCCTAAGCCCTCCAGACAGGAAGCCATTGGATGTGTTACCTTTGAAAATGTACATGCTGGGTAAATAAAGATCATACTTAAAAATGGTAAATAAAGGctatgaattttttatttcaaattattcatGGATGTTGAAACAATCATTGATCAATTCCATCATTTATTAGATACTCATCTTGTTCATATTGAGATCCAAAATAATGTACAgatttccttatatttcatgcaaaaaaaaaaaaattagggttaAGTTGAGGAAAAAATACCTGATTGTAAAAGGCAAAATGGACGTGAGGTTTCTGGAAGTTAACAGGGTGGTAACTGGAACAGCGGATATAATCCTTGGCCTGTCTGACTAGATCTCGCTCCCCAAACTGTCCTCTTCCTACAAACCAatcaaaaaaactaaattaaaacatATCCAAATTGTCCTCTTCCTAAAACcaatcaaaataatgaaatttaaacatttgtaaAGAACTAGTGAATTAAAAAAGGTGGGGAAATGATTTTATGTACCTGTCAGTGATATCATAATTCTActataatataacaaataatctTTGAATTAATAGATTTAGAATAAGTTAGATAACGTACTGCATAAAAAGAATGTGTCTGCATCAACAACTTATGAAGAAAACTGTGTGTGTATcatcaatttataaattagggttgagagagagagagagggagagagagagagagagagagagagaaatactTCACTAGACCCATTAAAGGCACATGGTGCATCTATTCAATAAGAGAGATGGATATCGTAATTATAATACAAGAAACTGAAGATAAGTGTTATTTTGTTGAGAAAATTCAAGCTTAACTTTGGATAATGACTTTAAAATCTAATTCAGTTACTGGTAAATGTCAGTAAATTACAAAAAGATCTAATTGATTAAATTACTTTCAGGGCACAATCCATTCTCTACTGTCTTGCCACAAGTTTAAATTGAATTGTGTTTccccaaaacaaaaataaaaagagacTCAAATTTAATTCCCAAAAGCTACTTCAcaacaaaaacttgaaattgACTTTTCCTTTGTTCATTTGCAgaatgaaacaaattgtcaattTGCTCACTACCTACAGGAAAGATAGAAATAGCAATCAATAGATGTTAGTGCACAGAATCCCTACATACAGTATAAAGATAAATATCGTTTTAAATGTCAGCCAGTTTCAATCACGGCTTTTCCATCTACCAATTTGCTGGTccaataaacatttgatttggGGTAatactttgcaaaagttgtttccctTTGCAGGGTTAACCCAACCGAAAGGTCAAAAGGGGAAATACCCAACTTTCcccttctttatgcaaccaaatattcTTGTGTCCTAACTGTGATACAATCTCGTTGAATTATTTTATTCCTTAGATATAAGGGTTGCCCCATTTTTGGTCTATTCAACCTCAAACACCATAATGATAATGTAAATGCATTCCTGTTTTTTGAGGGAGTTGGTTGTTCAAATTTGGCAATATTTAAAAGATGGAAATTCAATTTTTGGTTTTTATGGATTtcattgtgattttttaaaattttctacaataaacaaaaaaacttcATATTGACAGCTTTATTTTTGAtgaatttatattcatttaaccCCATTTACTCCCATGCAGTaaacatatttatcataataaaactacaactcatttattttatcatacacTCACATATATAACTTAGAGAATTTTTATCATGATTCCTTTTATCCAATACTATTGCAGAAAATGTATTGTTTGCTAAATCTGCACTAGATTTACTCCTCTATCCCAGACCAACCCTGGAGTTCCATTTATGAGGAGCTGAAATCTCTCCAGAACCAGTGAAAATCCGATGGTGGTTGTCGATCCGATCAAGTCCAATATACTAATTTTAAGGCACAGTAACATACTGATGTACCAATTAATATACACCCATATCATATAGCACAAACACTTATTTCATCATTTCAAGGTCCTAACCTGAAGAATCTACAGCATATGTGGGAGGGACATGAAAAGAAAATCAACATCATCATTTTCAATAATCagaacaaaataatttacaatttccaATATTTagccccctctctctctctctcataaaatGTGGACATTAAAAACATGCTCTATGACGGAAACGAATCTCCATCTCCCGCCATTAACTCATCTCTTGTGTTCCCGATTCCATGATTCAGTGAAGGCTAATTCCTGACCACAGCGATGATTGTGTTAAAGGTTCTGTGCACTAACATACAAATGAGTGCTTATTAATTCCTGGGAGAGCCTTTGTTAGCACCTCTAGGCTGTTTATAACAGGGAGACCGTACACTGTATTTGCTTTGCTGATGAATTCCATAATGCCTCCCTTCTCTAAGCATATTTGCTGTATTTATATGAATGTCACATTTGCAATTCTCCTCACTTTATCATGTTGACTCTGTGATGATGCTGTTTGAATTTCTAAAACCAAGCATCATAACTTGGACAGATTAGTTAGTCAGGGTGACTTAAGGTGACCTTGACACATCAATATATTATGTGATGGAATGATGAAGtatcttttttgaaaaatggtTGTACAAATAGGAGTCCAATATTGCTCTATATTATAATATCTGAATTCTTTCCCAAAGTTTGGTCCACTTGTATTTTCTTCCCCAGAAACATTTTCAGATACATAATCAAACAACCAAGAAGTACGAATTTTATCGTAACATGCAAACATTTGCATTTCCTTAAAAATTTTTCTCTATATGACTCCAGTGAATCCATTGTTTTGTTATGGACTAATCATCTTCCGAGTTCTCAACTAAAGACTGGCAGGACGAGACAGCCATCCAATAAGTTGGTATAATAATAAAGTCAATATAAAGCCTTATATATCCCCTATTTAAATAACTGAACCTCATGATTGGGTCTCAGTTTAGATTGAGTGACGAAAAACCAATAACGAAAAAATTACTGGAGTGAGATCTCGGAATCATTTCTATTCGGCCCCGTGGGCACCCAGAGGCCACAAAAGATCTCTCAACATTATTCTCTACCTTTCAAGACCATTAAGAAAGCTGGATGCTCTTGGCCATTTTAGGCCATATTTACCTCCTTCAGATGAAGAGCTCTGTTATAATAAAGACAAATATACAGTAAAAtgctcaaattttaaagcttaattataaaagtattttgattttttctttattaaatattagtttatagctaaaacatgtcttattaaatttttaattttttttttgtttgaggCTGAATTGACGGTTGATATGTTGCACATCCAGTTTACTTAATAGGCAACTTTACAGGCATGTGCATGTTCTTGGCttgaaacaaaatcaaagtgCAATGTAACTGATTGCTAAGGGGCTAATGCTATTAAAAATAATCCTTTCTCAAATTATTATTTGTCTTTAATTGCTCTAAAGGGACAATATTGGCTGTCATGGTAATCATGGCAACCAGAGGGAGCATTTTATGTTGAAGAAAATCTAGTACTTTTGAGAATCTTCATGAAGGTTCAATAGTCTTCAGGGCTTAGTAGCAATAACAACCGATTAGTAGCATACCAGTAGAACATTCTCgaatttttggggtttttttttttttttgcaaatagtTGATATCTAAAGATTTGTTCAAGAGTTTTAGACTTGTggatcttttaaatttttaagaatattggaaatttaaattcaaacatcctgaaaattatataaggtTTTTCAAAACACTTGAACCATCTTTAAAATAGATAACATGATAAAAGCAAATCGCCAGTAATGAGGGATTCCAATTCAgtaaaaacattgttttaaatattagatTAATTTGAAATATGGGAATGATAGTGACTTTGCTGTAATAGTATGTTTATTGCATTCATTACAGTTGAATAATACTTTTTGATTATTATAATGACCAAAAACTGAGATATCAGTTTTAAGAAgtgtaatttattattttttttttgaaggggTGGGGAAGGGGTGAAATGGTGAAATTTGAGGCATATCATAGACATTAACACAACCTGCTATCCCTTTTTTACATGGCAAGCTCATTTAAAAACATCAGGGGGCTCAACACTTGATGTACATTTTGCCTATTCAATCATTGCTTCCCAGAATGATGAAACTTTTTTAAGCTTGGacactcttaaaaatgattaaatgcatgcatgatcaattatttgtttatgtacTGAGCTATAGACACATTACTCATAAATTGTTTCAATGACAATCGGTTAACATACCTGCCCAAATAAGGTGTAAAGCCTGTGCTTTTCTGgcaatgaccttgacccaagtaTGACCTTGATTGGCAACCACATCCACCACGAGATTCTCTGTCCGGCCTTCCATGGAGAAGGGGGATAGGATCTGCACCACCCCCGGGGCATTGTAAGCTGCGTGGACACAGCCAGCGAAGTGACCGAGGTTACTGCTCTTAAAGTGGTTCCCACACACCTCCGTAGCAGGACTATTTCTCAGCTAAAGTAAACAATGGAGAAAAAGAATAAACATCAATTTGGATCGACAAATCTAATTTCTTCCTAGTTCTTGAAGTATATTTAATCAAAGTTTTGCAAGTCATCCgtaaatcattctttgaaaaaacaGTAACACAAAGTTGGGATGGATAAATCAGATTGATTTCTActtcttaaagaaaaaatcaacagttagAAACACATCTACCAATTATTCTTGGATATGTTGATTGATTAGATTGTATTCAATGTG
This genomic interval carries:
- the LOC128163082 gene encoding UPF0415 protein C7orf25 homolog — its product is MAESCPEESNGEDNSALLDQYIDCAKKFIDLVKDLGHIKGASKLQRMCKSELKYLQTLRNSPATEVCGNHFKSSNLGHFAGCVHAAYNAPGVVQILSPFSMEGRTENLVVDVVANQGHTWVKVIARKAQALHLIWAGRGQFGERDLVRQAKDYIRCSSYHPVNFQKPHVHFAFYNQVTHPMASCLEGLGISVSGERVEVDEATANQISLACISSDEDSQGSSSSSESDDDSLEEDCESVHCEVFQPKKQPSVKHSGGLSSDKEPPSTSLQSKKDFIFRDMDLVKSLVSSMPSFDCLSEDLCKDDCSSSSSVIDKVNLDITSLITLVSSVTNGGCHFDFSEKVLAMQASEERREPVLPKLKKFLQGKKMYVCQTALDDFRSILDTLGGPGEKKRAEDLLSRVTIVEDDPSDRTKDMPYSLKIRDRSKVIFGTGDKLQAVTVTANSSFVRAAQHQGVSFAVHLHPSRALTEEKEKNAIPLTHDN